The window GCTCGCGCTCGAGGACCGCTGGATCCTCAACCGGCTGGCGACGGTCACCGCGGAGGTCAACGCCAACCTCGAGAGGCGCCGTCTGAACGATGCGGCCTACGCCGGCTTCAGTTTCTTCCGCCACGAGCTCTGCGACTGGTACCTGGAGGCCATCAAGCCCCGGCTGCGCGACGAGGCGCAGCGCCGGGAAGCCCTGGGGCTGGCCGTCTGCGCCCTGGCGGTCAGCTACAAGCTGCTCCACCCGGTGATCCCCTTCATCACCGAGGAGCTCTGGCACGGGCTGCCCGCGTCCCGCGGCTTCCTGATGGTGTCGCGTTTCCCCGTGTGCGAGGGCGGGGCGCCCTGGACGGCCGACGCGGCGCGCTTCGACGCTGTCATCGGGATCGTGAGCGCCGTTCGTTCCCTGCGCACCGACCTCAACGTGCCGCCCGGTCGGCGCGGCCGCGTCCTCCTGCGTGTCCAGGACGACGCACAGAGCCGGACCCTGGCCGCCGATGCCGGGAGGATCGCATTGCTGGCCAAGCTGGAGAGCGTCGAGGTCGTGGTCGCGGGGGAGGACCCCTCGCCGGCGGGCGTGGCCGTGGCCGGGGCGGTGGAGATCTTCCTGCTGATGACCGGGCTGGTCGACCTGGAGAAGGAGCGTGACCGGCTGACCAAGGAACTCGCCAAGGTGGACGACTTCATACGCGGCAGCTGTCGGAAGCTGGAAAACGATCAATTCACGCAGCGCGCCCCGGCGGAGGTCGTGGACCGCGAGCGGGAGCTGCTGGCCGAGAACGAATCGCGAGCGGAAGCGTTGCGGAAACGCGTCGCCGCACTCGGCTGAGACCGCAGAGGAGGGACCATGTCAGCCGACCGGCCCGTCTACCAGACTCCCGGCGCCATGATCAGGGCGGCGCGCACGGCACGGAGACTCAGCCTGTCGGATCTCGCCGCCGAGACCCGCATCCCCGACCGTCTGCTCTCCGCCATCGAGAACGACGACTACGACCAGCTCTCGGGCGCTCTCTATGCCCGCAGCTTCCTGCGGACCTGTGGGCAGAGCCTGGGCCTCGACCCGTCGCTGCTGATCGACAGCTACGAGCGCCTGTTGACCGAGCAGGAGCCGGAGATCCCGGCGGACCAGACCTGGGAGGAGGAGGCCCAGATCCAGCGCATCGGGGGTCTGCCCTGGCGGAAGATCCTGGTGATCGGAACGGCGCTGGCGGCCGTGGCGCTTGTCGTCTGGCTGGTCCAGCGTTCCAACGGCGACGACGCGACTCCACGCGGCGATGCCGTCGAGTCCGAGGCGAGGCTCCAGGCGCCCGGCGAAGCCGGTGCCGCCGGGTCGGCCGCCGGCGATTCCACCGGCCCGGTCGGCTCCGACGTTCTCCCGGGAGACGGGGAGGGACCGTCCGCTTCGGCCGAAGCCCCGGCGGGAGCCGCGACCGGGGTGCCGGCGCAGGGAGGCGATCCCCGCGGCGTGGATACGATTCCCGGTACGACGGCCGGGGAGGCGCCGCCCCCGTCCGACGTCCTGACCGCCCTGGGGTCCCTGCCCCGGGGAGACCTGTCCCTCGTCTTCGACGACGGCGAGTCTTGGCCCCTGGTGCTCTGCGTGGTCACCGATCGACGACTCGGCTTCGCCGTGGGCAGCGACGGCGACCGCGAGGCGCGAGACGTCGCCTGGCCGGCGCGTCCGGCCCAGGGCGTCCCGCAGGAAGGCGTGGTGGCGGGGCGGCTGTACGAGGTGGGCGGGCGTTATGTGGCCTACTGGGGCGCCGCCGATCATTTCCTGCTCAAGCTCACCCGGGCCGACGGCGTGACCGTCGTCCTCAACGGCACGCCTCTGGCCATCCCGGCACGCAGCGTGGGCCGCGAGTGGGTGCTCGACCGCTCGCAGCTCGGGCCGTGAGCCATG of the bacterium genome contains:
- a CDS encoding helix-turn-helix domain-containing protein, which produces MSADRPVYQTPGAMIRAARTARRLSLSDLAAETRIPDRLLSAIENDDYDQLSGALYARSFLRTCGQSLGLDPSLLIDSYERLLTEQEPEIPADQTWEEEAQIQRIGGLPWRKILVIGTALAAVALVVWLVQRSNGDDATPRGDAVESEARLQAPGEAGAAGSAAGDSTGPVGSDVLPGDGEGPSASAEAPAGAATGVPAQGGDPRGVDTIPGTTAGEAPPPSDVLTALGSLPRGDLSLVFDDGESWPLVLCVVTDRRLGFAVGSDGDREARDVAWPARPAQGVPQEGVVAGRLYEVGGRYVAYWGAADHFLLKLTRADGVTVVLNGTPLAIPARSVGREWVLDRSQLGP
- a CDS encoding class I tRNA ligase family protein; protein product: GIVRDEQGRKMSKSLGNSSDTVDLMDKYGADALRMSMLMLTPTGQDTFFSEETLEVGRNFCNKVFQATKLILGHWAEAGFDGDDTAGGAGGGADLGVLREHESDPAAAAQALWREIFGAPAPFAFRGDALALEDRWILNRLATVTAEVNANLERRRLNDAAYAGFSFFRHELCDWYLEAIKPRLRDEAQRREALGLAVCALAVSYKLLHPVIPFITEELWHGLPASRGFLMVSRFPVCEGGAPWTADAARFDAVIGIVSAVRSLRTDLNVPPGRRGRVLLRVQDDAQSRTLAADAGRIALLAKLESVEVVVAGEDPSPAGVAVAGAVEIFLLMTGLVDLEKERDRLTKELAKVDDFIRGSCRKLENDQFTQRAPAEVVDRERELLAENESRAEALRKRVAALG